Proteins from a single region of Mucilaginibacter daejeonensis:
- a CDS encoding NUDIX domain-containing protein — MYFNVRVYGLLVNDNDEILLTDEQEQGYRFTKFPGGGLEYGEGLTDALKREFIEECATEVEIIEHFYTTDFFVKSAFNDSQIISVYYKVRAAGTVNFTCKTKAFDFDGTSGSLQAFRWRSLAELHPKDVTFPIDQHVVELLKNKK, encoded by the coding sequence ATGTATTTCAATGTACGTGTATATGGGCTGCTCGTTAACGATAACGATGAGATCCTGCTCACCGATGAGCAGGAGCAGGGCTATCGCTTCACCAAATTTCCGGGTGGCGGTTTGGAGTATGGTGAGGGGCTGACCGATGCGCTTAAGCGCGAATTTATAGAGGAATGCGCTACAGAAGTAGAGATCATTGAACACTTTTACACCACAGATTTTTTTGTCAAGTCGGCTTTCAACGATTCGCAGATCATCAGTGTATATTATAAGGTAAGGGCGGCAGGGACGGTGAACTTTACCTGCAAGACCAAGGCTTTCGATTTTGACGGAACTTCCGGCTCGTTGCAGGCTTTCCGCTGGCGATCGCTTGCAGAGTTGCATCCAAAGGATGTGACCTTCCCGATCGATCAACATGTGGTTGAACTATTGAAAAACAAAAAATGA
- the bioA gene encoding adenosylmethionine--8-amino-7-oxononanoate transaminase translates to MNLSERDSAVIWHPYTQMQTAMPPIGIVRGEGACIYDEDGKCYIDAVSSWWVNIHGHAHPYIAEKVAKQLKVLEHVIFAGFTHQPAVELAERLLSILPLDQKKVFYSDNGSTAIEVAIKMCLQYWHNKGEQRTKMLAFNDAYHGDTFGAMAVSGRSAFTSAFDKLLFGVEFIDLPNADNIDQLKAHISGLKTELACFIFEPLVQGSGGMIMYEAEYLDQLIAHCKQEGIFTIDDEVFTGFGRTGKRFACDHLKHQPDIMCFSKGLTGGTMALGVTTCTLQIYDAFLSDDRLKTLFHGHSFTANPVACAAALASMDLFVDPSTQQNIDRIAAEHAAFAEQIRGHRRIRAIRQTGTILAMEWETGNDTSYFSSLRDTLYRYFLEAGIVLRPLGNVLYILPPYCITTDQLRYIYRTIGQALDTL, encoded by the coding sequence ATGAACTTAAGCGAACGCGACAGTGCGGTGATCTGGCATCCCTACACGCAAATGCAAACAGCAATGCCACCTATAGGCATCGTTCGTGGCGAGGGTGCCTGCATATATGATGAGGATGGTAAGTGCTATATCGACGCCGTATCCTCATGGTGGGTCAATATACATGGCCACGCCCATCCTTATATAGCTGAAAAGGTCGCCAAGCAGTTAAAGGTGCTCGAGCATGTGATCTTTGCAGGGTTCACCCATCAGCCGGCTGTTGAACTGGCGGAGCGTTTGTTATCGATACTGCCTTTAGATCAAAAAAAGGTGTTCTATAGCGATAATGGTTCAACGGCCATAGAGGTCGCTATTAAAATGTGTTTACAGTACTGGCATAACAAGGGAGAGCAGCGTACCAAGATGCTCGCCTTTAATGATGCTTACCATGGCGACACCTTCGGGGCCATGGCAGTAAGTGGACGCAGCGCTTTCACCAGTGCCTTTGATAAGCTACTATTCGGTGTCGAGTTCATTGACCTACCCAATGCTGATAACATCGATCAGCTTAAAGCCCATATCTCTGGGCTCAAGACCGAACTGGCTTGCTTTATCTTCGAACCATTGGTACAGGGTTCGGGCGGAATGATCATGTATGAGGCCGAGTACCTGGATCAGTTGATCGCTCATTGTAAGCAGGAAGGGATATTCACCATCGACGATGAGGTATTTACCGGATTTGGCCGCACCGGTAAACGGTTCGCTTGTGATCACCTGAAGCATCAGCCCGACATCATGTGTTTCTCCAAAGGCCTCACAGGCGGCACTATGGCACTTGGGGTTACGACCTGCACTTTGCAAATCTATGATGCCTTTTTGTCTGACGACCGTTTAAAAACACTTTTTCACGGGCACTCCTTCACCGCTAACCCGGTGGCTTGTGCTGCCGCGCTGGCCAGTATGGACCTTTTTGTTGACCCTTCAACGCAACAAAATATCGATCGCATAGCTGCGGAACATGCTGCCTTTGCGGAGCAGATACGCGGTCATCGCCGTATACGCGCCATCAGGCAAACAGGTACTATTTTGGCCATGGAGTGGGAGACCGGTAATGATACTTCTTACTTCAGCAGCCTGCGTGATACCTTGTACCGCTACTTTTTAGAGGCCGGTATCGTGCTGCGCCCTTTGGGTAACGTGCTATACATTTTACCTCCGTATTGCATAACCACCGATCAGCTACGCTATATTTACCGCACGATCGGGCAAGCGCTCGATACCTTATAA